Genomic segment of Aquarana catesbeiana isolate 2022-GZ linkage group LG02, ASM4218655v1, whole genome shotgun sequence:
agaaaaaaccatACAGAGAATAGACAGAACATCATTAAAAACACGACAGGTCTAGACATACATAGCATATCCTAACACCATTGAGGATCTTATCCTGCAGTTAAGTGTATAACCCTGAGCATTTGTATACAATGGTAATCTAGctaagagagaaaaaagggggggttaacTTCCCCTAAATGGTTGGAGAGGGGGGAGTACTGCAGGTCTGATGTTTCCAaaatggtgtattctccaattgctcattgctctacatgtttcacgttgacaaggaacgcttcttcaggagctagagattcaaataaatatgtcaaaaaagaaaaaagaaaagttgtATTCACATAAATGAATGTGGTCAAAATCGCAAAAAGCGATCACGATAGAAAAATGTTAGTGAGGGTCAGACAGGCAGCTACCGGACGTCGGAGCCTCCCAGCTAAGTCACATCGGGTAGTGTAGATAGGGAGAGCTTGCATACGCTGCAATTCCAAAGGTAGGGACAGTGAAGGGACTCCGGGAGCGCACCGTCCTGCTCagttgctgcctgttgtatgtctagacagaagaagcgttccttgtcaacgtgaaacatgtagagcaatgagcaattggagaatacaccatttTGGAAACATCAGACCTGCAGTACTCCCCCCTCTCCAACCATTTAGGGGAAgttaacccccccttttttctctcttagCTAGATTACCATTGTATACAAATGCTCAGGGTTATACACTTAACTGCAGGATAAGATCCTCAATGGTGTTAGGATATGCTATGTATGTCTAGACCTGTCGTGTTTTTAATGATGTTCTGTCTATTCTCTGTatggttttttctttcttttgtagattataaataaaatttaaatttcttCTTTTTATAAACGCTGTGTAGCTCattacagttgtgcctttaaagtcccaccaaatcTTTAGTCTTTTGATACTTCtaaagtttaccgaatgctcccAATAACTAAattaaatttgtccgaatttctgaaattcaaattgaaattcaaatcaaattttacatcgaGATCCAGTCAAATTGGAACAGTAAAcctattgctgaaatcaaagactgtgtgttattAGAGGACCATTTGGAAATAATTGCTGTTTTTAGTTAAAtcaaaaggtgatttaaagagtcgtaATCATtagatgaagatttttcttttgtttgttcactttgccacattccaatcgaaaaaaaaaaaatctaaagttttcgatTCGACTGATTTAAAATGTATCAATTTGAAGACTTTGAATCGAAAAAAAGtcggtaaatttgaagaaaatttgaaaaagacataAAATAAATTCTGAATATGAATTAAACGAATCAACCAagtttaacaaaactaaataactagattaacgaatctaaatgaaactaaacaaaacaatttttttttcgtcatgcacatgtctattgttctgttctgtcctcctgtccataTATCCTGTCTATATGTTCTGTCCTCCTGTCCTCCCATCCTATCCATATGTCCTGTCCTTTTGTCCATATCTCCTGTCCTCCTGTCCTGTCCATATCTCCTGTCCTCCTGTCCTCCCATCCTATCCATATGTCCTGTCCTCTTGTCCATATCTCCTGTCCTCCTGTCCTCCCATCCTATTCATATCTCCTCTCCTCTTGTCCTTCTGTCCTGTTCATATCTCCTGTCCTCTTGTCCCCTTCTCCTGTCCTTTCCATATCTCCTGTCCTCCCATCCTATTCATATCTCCTgtcctctgtccttctgtcctgtCCATATGTCTAGTCCTCCTGTCCCCCCATCCTGTCCATAGGTCCTGTCCTCCCGTCCTTCTGTCCTGTTCATATCTCCAGCCCCCTTGTCCCTTtctcctgtccttctgtcctttcCATATTTCCTGTCCTTCTGTCTTGTCCATATCTCCTCTCTTCCTATTCTTCTGTCCTTTCCATATGTCCTGTCCTTCTGTCTTGTCCATatctcctctcttcctgttcttCTGTCACTGGAGGGAgaagctctgggggaatctaggatggaaaaggacctgggggtcctagtagatgataggctcagcaatggcatgcaataccaagctgctgctaataaagcaaacagaatattggcattaaaaaggggatcaactccagagataaaacgataattctcccgctctacaagactctggtccggccgcacctggagtatgctgtccagttctgggcaccagtcctcaggaaggatgtactggaaatagagcgagtacaaagaagggcaacaaagctaataaagggtctggaggatcttagttatgaggaaaggttgtgagcactgaacttattctctctggagaagagacgcttgagaggggatatgatttcattgtataaataccggactggtgaccccacaatatataaataccggactggtgaccccacaatatataaataccggactggtgaccccacaatatataaataccggactggtgaccccacagtatataaataccggactggtgaccccacaatatataaataccggactggtgaccccacaatatataaataccggactggtgaccccacagtatataaataccggactggtgaccccacaatatataaataccggactggtgaccccacaatatataaataccggactggtgaccccacaatatataaataccggactggtgaccccacagtatataaataccggactggtgaccccacaatatataaataccggactggtgaccccacaatatataaataccggactggtgaccccacaatatataaataccggactggtgaccccacaatatataaataccggactggtgaccccacaatagggagaaaactttttcgcagaagagaatttaacaagactcatggccactcattacaattagaagaaaagaggtttaaccttaaactacgtagagggttctttactgtaagagcggcaaggatgtggaattcccttccacaggcggtggtctcagcggggagcattgatagcttcaagaaactattagataatcacctgaatgaccgcaacatacagggatatataatgtaatactgacacataatcacacacataggttggacttgatggacttgtgtcttttttcaacctcacctactatgtaactatatatatgtaaCTATGTCCTGTCCATATGTCCTGTCCTTCTGTCTTGTCCATATCTCCTCTCTTCCCGTTCTTCTGTCCTGTCCATATGTCCTGTCCTCCTGTCCCTCTGTTCTGTCTCTTTGTCCTGTCCATATGCAGGCAATCTCCATTGTGTACATCTTATAgcccataaaagaaaaaaaaaaaaccttgttggcATTTCTAGGAGACACGGGTGACATTACCGTACCTCACCTCTGCCTCCTGGGTTAGCTGGCCACTTGAAATCCTACAAGAATGCACCCATGCAATGGACTGGAGAACATTCTTATGGGATTTTCAGCCCCTGGCTATCCCCAGGCAGTGGTGATGTCACCCGTACCTCCTGGATGCACCAGAAGATGGGACCGAGGTCATTATGGGTAGTTGTTCTTGTCAGTCTATTCTATACAAAGGCGGTGATAGTGCAATGTTTGATAAGGAACGGCTGCATTTCATCTGCTGTGCCTGAAATTTGAAGACACTTTAATAGGACCCGTTCCATCCAAAGGAACACAACGTATAGCAAAGCAGGCCAGACACAGCCTCTGAATCGCCATGTACTCTACTCCATTCAGGTCAATAGTAATCTGCTGATCTGTGTTTGAGGAGTTCTAGCGGAGCCCCACATAGCATTAAAAGTCAGGTAGGAGCTCTAAGGCTGCCTCTGCATGCACAGCCGGCACTCACACATCGATCGTCTGATCTTTTTTTACAGACATGTAGGAAGGTGCagtttattttctccactgcaggtggtgctcaaccgcaGCTTGAGAGGAAGTCTGGAGGAACCtcattcctctatggtttcctgggtcactggggaagggATTCAGTTGGATCCTGTTGCcctatgtgactctggcagccatcttgggtcaagcagaaCCTATTTAAAGACCTGCCTcccaggtttggtgcactttatttGAGTGCAGGGTTGTATCTGCCGCAAAGCAAACAAGGCGTTCGCCATGGGCGGCATTCTTCAGGGGGGTGGCGGCACTGACCCCCCAAGGCAGAAGGGACACTAtcagcagtggcgtcactatgggggtgtggggtgtgcagaCTGCACTTCACACCGACCTTCTGACAGTCTCATATTTAAGCTCCTCTCCTGGTGACCAAGCTGCAGCTGCCAATACTCCGGTGATGGCACCCGGTGGTCACCTCTAGGTTTAGGTTTGCATCGTTACTTTCACGCTAAATCACATGTCGGGTCCAAATTGTAGGTTATTGGTGGACCTTTACTATCACCAAGGATGCTCATTCTTGACTTCTTTTTAATGCAGGCATTCGGAATACCCAGGAAATGTGGAACTCCACCAGCTTCCACCCAGATTATTTCCTCCTGATAGGAATTCCTGGCCTGGAGGACTCACATCTCCTGATCTCCATTCCATTCTCCATCATGTATGTTTTGGCACTTTTGGGAAACTCAATGCTAATACTGGTCATCTCAACCAATGAGATTCTTCACCAGCCAATGTATATCTTCCTGATGATGTTGGCATTCTGTGACACCCTCTTGAGCTCCACCACCGTTCCGAAGACCCTCAGCATTTTCTGGTTTGATTCTCATGAGATCTCCTTCAACGGATGCCTGACTGAGGTGTTCTTCATCCATTTCACTTTTGGCATTGAATCATCCATTCTGCTCCTTATGGCCTATGACCGTTACTGCGCCATCTGCCACCCTTTAACATATGCTGCCACCCTCACCAACTCCTTCATAGTCAAGGCGACCACGATAGCTGTTTTAAGAGTTTTCAGCATGGCAGTACCATTCGTCTTTCTACTCAAAAGATTACCTTTCCAGCAAAGCAACGTGATAGAGCACACCTATTGTGAGCACATGTCGGTGGCAAAGCTGGCTTCTGCCGACATATTAGTCAATACGGTGTATGGGCTGATGACAATTTTTACTTCACCTGGTGCAGACATGATCCTTATTGTACTGTCCTATAGTGCAATAATCCTAGCAGTTCTGAGGCTCCCATCCTCCGAGGATCGGTTCAAGGCCTTCAATACATGCGTCTCTCACATCTGTGTGATTATTCTCTTCTACATCCCggcgtttttttcttttatagctcaCAGGGTCGGCCACAAATACATTTCGTTGCAGTTCCACATTATTTTTGCTAACCTCTATGTCCTCATTCCACCGATGATGAACCCAATCATCTACGGCGTAAGAACGAAAGAAATACGGGAGAGGACGCTTGTCATATTTTCCAGACTGACCAGTAATAGACAATGAGTGGTGACCTTCCTCCAAGAGCGCCGGTGGCAAAGAGATGATTCTTATCTCAAGCTTGCTGTATACATTGGGGAGAGAAAATTTCCAGTGTTCCTCAATCTTACATCTGTAGCGCTTCCCCCCTCCCCAAGGAGCCGCTGGTTAAGATGGGTTCTCTGTTTCTGGCCTTGACCTTCTCAAAGATCTCAGCCCCCCTGGCCACCAGGCTTTGTATACAAACACACAGCATCACAGAGGAATTCCTAACAGTAATACCAGTACCCAACTATGATGCTACATTTATGGAAAGCGGGCAGAGAGGCAAtttgaaaaaaactaatttaatACAGTGCGTTGTCATAAAATACATTTGGTAAAGGCAGGTAGACACAAAAGGCGAAATTAATCATAATGATAATATTACACTTAGTATTCAGAATATTTAGCAATAAGGACAAGGTAGAAGGTGACACTTGCTGCCCAGATCAAAATAAACAGTAACAACGCCACCTGAAGTGCGGCAGTGAGTAGTAAGAGACCTGAACTACAAACCACCAGACCTTTACTGGACTAACAGTGCCTAGGCTAAGAAAAAGTGATACACTCCACGCCAAACTAATTAACAATATCAAATTCAAAAGAAAGAATAATATACAGCGGCTCCTCTGATCCAGTAGTGATACTCAAACAGCTGATATAGTAAAGTGTAGGAGCTCTAGAACATTAAAACAAATCAGAGCAGGCGTTAAGTGCACCAACGCTTCCTAAAGGGCCCCAACGTATAGCCGGCAGAAGAAGGATCTCAAGGACTGCCCCGTCATATAAGCTGCATGCAAACGCCAACTAACTCCCTATACCCTTTTTTTGACCTCCCAACTACTGAGAGTTCTTACCAGACAGTTTTAGGCTTTGCATTAGCCACTATAGTAAAGTGTAGAGGGCGCTCTAGAACATTAAGACAAAATGAATTGGTAAATTTAAACCACACAATAAACATCGGCTGTCAACTTCTGTGCTACTGCTACAAAGAGGCTGGAGTCTTCATCCACCACCCACATCTTCATTACATCCGTGCAAAGACTATACCAGCCTCATAGGAAAACATAACTGCATGCAGGTTCATCAGAGAAGTCATTAAGTGCACCAATGCTTCCTAAAGGGCCCCAACGTATAGCCGGCAGAAGAAAGATCTCAAGGACTGCCCCTCTCATATAAGCTGCATGCAAACCCCAGCTAACTCCCTATACCCTTTTTTTGACATCCCAACTACTGAGAGTGCTTACCAGACAGTTTTAGGCTTAGAATTAGCCACTATAGTAAAGTGTAGAGGGCGCTCTAGAACATTAAAAGAAAATGAATTGGTAAATTTATACCACACAATAAACATTGGTAaatacaaataaagtgcaatgtgccatagGTGAATATACACAAATAGTAAATTTTGTGATACTGGCtgaatggccagaataaatgtgCAAGGTATTATAATGTCCCGATTGAACCATAAAGAGATGTCCAAAAAATGGTCTACTGTGTTCAGGTTCTTCCAAAGAGAAAGCGAAAATTCCTTCACTTGATAACGATACACCCAACATGCTCCTATGTaggatctgcttaccagaaaacattgactcctttagttaaaaggCGAAGTCAGAAAGAtctttagcaagatattgcttgtTGCAATCATGGAGACTTGTGGATAAAGgtaaccccccccctccaggaAAACCGCGGATGGGATATGTGAAAAGACAACAGGAACCAAATAGTGTAATCCTGTTTTATTATAAAGATTAAAAGGTATATGTGCCAAACTACTGCCTACATGGAGATGTGCCTTGTCCTGGCGCTGGGGCTGCAAGCGTGACTGTTTGTGGGATGGTGCCTCGCGGCTAGCCACCGCAGCTGGCGTGCATTCCACCATCCTACCCGGAGCAACCAAAGGGACCGGAagttgcgtgaccaagtaccgcctcgacgtacgtttcgttattACGTCATCAGGAAGCGCCATTCAGCCAGTGTCACAATATTTACTATTTGTGTATATTCACCTATGGCACATTATTTGTATTTACCAATGTTTATTGTGTGTTATAAATTTACCAATTAATTTCTGTTTTAATGTTCTAGAGCGCCCTCTACACTTTACTATAGTGGCTATGCTAAGCCTAAAACTGTCTGGTAAGCACTCTCAGTAGTTGGGAGGTCAAAAAAGGGTATAGGGAGATAGCTGGGGTTTGCATGCAGCCTATATGACAGGGCAGTCCTTGAGATCTTTCTTCTGCCGGCTATACATTGGGGCCCTTTAGGAAGCGTTGATGCACTTAATGGCTGCTCTGATGAACTTGCATGCAGTTCTGTTTTCCTATAAGGCTGGTATAGTCTTTGCACGGATGTAATGAAGATGTGGGACAAGTACTAGGTAAAGGTGTGTCAGATTTTGCCACAGTTCAGTATAGCGGTGGTATGGAGTTGGTATGGGTCCAGTGTTGGTCTGGAATAAATTCAGTAAGAGCTGAGTGTACTTGGCGTCCTGTTCTTAGcaactcagtccctgctagcagtggGTTTAATGGTCCAAAAGCCCTCTCACCAGATCCCAGGATCCAGATGTAGGAGTCCATGGTGGAGAGGGCTCCATCAGTCTCTCCCCAAAGCCTCCAGTGAACGGTGGTTGTGGGTGGTGGATGAAGACTCCAGCCTCTTTGGCACAGAAGTTACTAGGACAGCCGCTGTGCTGTCACCAGCGTTCTCAACCCCAAGTCAAAAGCTTCAGTTCCCTCCGGCCGCACTCCCCAGGGTCCAATATCTGGTGTACAGAggtcctctctccccctcatccaGGTGGTAAAAGACTCAAACTTTCCCAGGCAGTGTGCCGTAAGTCCTGGATTGTCCAGGATATGAAATTGCCTTTTGAAAAGGACGACACTTTAAGAATAGCTTAAATAAATCGACAAGTCTCTTCTAAATGTTTTAGAAACCGTGGTCAAGAAGGTTCTACGGTAGACATCTGGTGACGATGTCCTAAAATACGTACATTTTGGAGaaaaatatttgacatttataaatgaagttaccaaaaataaatattattcaatCCCCTGACAttgctcttttttaaaaaaatttgatatGAGTTTACCTAAACGCACCAAACACTTCATTTCTCTTATAATCTTAGCTGCTGGAATGACCATTGGAGGTTGTTGGAATCCACCTGGCATAACATTTGAATATGTTACACAAGAAGTTGAACGGGGTTATTATGATCAATGATAAGTTGACTCGCATTTTGAATAAACGCCTAACTACAAAATACATGGCAGCCTCGGTTACATCATCACGTGCCAAAGATTCATGAAATATAACCCTTAAATGTCCTCATCTCACCCACATTCTTCTTCtggattcattttttattttttttattatatatttcttttgacttgaacaacttaaaaaaaaaaacacttttcatttGATTAGTGATTCATTACAATAATACTTATGTATAAAAATAAGAATTaattattaaatat
This window contains:
- the LOC141129581 gene encoding olfactory receptor 52E8-like encodes the protein MWNSTSFHPDYFLLIGIPGLEDSHLLISIPFSIMYVLALLGNSMLILVISTNEILHQPMYIFLMMLAFCDTLLSSTTVPKTLSIFWFDSHEISFNGCLTEVFFIHFTFGIESSILLLMAYDRYCAICHPLTYAATLTNSFIVKATTIAVLRVFSMAVPFVFLLKRLPFQQSNVIEHTYCEHMSVAKLASADILVNTVYGLMTIFTSPGADMILIVLSYSAIILAVLRLPSSEDRFKAFNTCVSHICVIILFYIPAFFSFIAHRVGHKYISLQFHIIFANLYVLIPPMMNPIIYGVRTKEIRERTLVIFSRLTSNRQ